One region of Acidobacteriota bacterium genomic DNA includes:
- a CDS encoding DUF3524 domain-containing protein — MMRILALEPYFGGSHRAFLEGWSAISHHGWTTLTLPPFKWKWRMRHAPVTLAEEVNRLLAAGETWDIIWCSDMLSLAEFRGLVGRRVSALPAIAYFHENQLTYPVRRQEERDVHFALTNFTTALAATEVWFNSAFHRDSFLGALTGCLKQMPDHQLTDRIDGIRAKSRIQPQGIREMPQRDPGRAAGPPRLLWAARWEHDKNPEMFFGALRILMNRGVGFQVSVVGEQFSSVPEVFAEARAWLGERVRCWGYQESRVDYERALLEADVVVSTAAHEFFGVSVVEAIAAGAYPLLPRRLAYPEILSPDRVENSDDFFYDGSLEDLVRKLTHLLSLADSGQLWGDDPQRGLKAVSPYCWKNLGPRLDDALERVRLSSAGT, encoded by the coding sequence ATGATGAGAATATTGGCACTCGAACCATACTTTGGCGGCAGTCACCGAGCTTTTCTCGAGGGTTGGTCGGCGATCAGTCACCATGGGTGGACAACACTCACTCTGCCCCCCTTCAAGTGGAAATGGCGCATGCGGCATGCGCCCGTCACCCTCGCTGAGGAAGTGAATCGCCTACTGGCGGCGGGGGAAACGTGGGATATCATATGGTGTTCAGACATGCTCAGCCTGGCCGAGTTCAGGGGCCTGGTCGGCCGGAGGGTGTCGGCACTCCCGGCGATAGCGTATTTTCACGAGAACCAGCTGACCTACCCGGTTCGCCGTCAAGAGGAGCGGGACGTTCATTTCGCCCTGACGAATTTCACGACGGCGCTGGCCGCGACCGAGGTCTGGTTCAACTCGGCCTTCCACCGGGATTCATTCCTGGGCGCGCTGACGGGCTGTCTGAAGCAGATGCCGGACCACCAATTGACCGACAGGATTGACGGCATCCGGGCCAAATCCCGAATCCAGCCGCAGGGAATTCGCGAGATGCCGCAGCGAGACCCCGGGCGCGCCGCCGGCCCGCCGCGCCTTCTCTGGGCCGCCCGGTGGGAGCACGACAAGAACCCGGAGATGTTCTTTGGCGCCCTTCGGATACTTATGAACCGTGGCGTCGGCTTCCAGGTGAGCGTGGTCGGTGAACAGTTTTCAAGCGTACCGGAGGTCTTCGCGGAAGCCAGAGCGTGGCTCGGCGAACGGGTCCGCTGCTGGGGTTATCAAGAAAGCCGCGTGGATTATGAACGCGCACTCCTGGAAGCGGACGTCGTCGTCTCGACCGCCGCCCATGAGTTCTTCGGTGTCAGCGTGGTCGAAGCGATCGCGGCCGGTGCCTATCCCCTCCTCCCCCGGCGCCTGGCCTACCCGGAAATTCTCAGCCCCGACCGCGTCGAAAACTCCGATGATTTCTTCTACGACGGAAGCCTCGAGGACCTGGTAAGAAAACTCACGCACCTGCTGAGTCTCGCGGACTCGGGTCAACTATGGGGAGACGATCCGCAGCGAGGGCTGAAGGCCGTGTCACCGTACTGCTGGAAAAATCTCGGACCACGGCTCGACGATGCGCTGGAACGAGTCAGGCTGTCATCAGCCGGAACGTGA